The following proteins come from a genomic window of Bacteroidales bacterium:
- a CDS encoding tail fiber domain-containing protein, protein MNLKLTLLLISVMIFTNINAQMKVLSNGNVGVGTTSPQSKFDVNGTICGEPSTLDAGAYTNFVSGLGNYDYSNPSNCDRELRIQTVNNTGSYLQYLIYNGMITGDYNNPVYNQGAWGYFSGIAFQQDRTNFLVNTGTAGTGTPFTITPTKALTISNSGHIGIGSEYTGSYYLYVNGSAWSNGTWQSSDMRFKKNITPIDSALSKLLKLNGKTYELRKDDFKDFHFDDGKNLGFLAQEVKEVLPEAVRLDSNGYYSINYDMLIPILVEAIKQQNTQIETTQKTISELQQQLNTCCSIGATRNSGDNKTGVNEINNSTAGTSVILYQNAPNPYTVSTVIKCYLPQTINSAKLCVYNTQGELVKCFNISERGNTSVTIQGSELFSGIYAYVLITDGQASETKQMILTK, encoded by the coding sequence ATGAATTTAAAATTAACTTTGTTACTGATTTCAGTAATGATTTTTACAAACATTAATGCACAAATGAAAGTGCTTTCAAACGGAAACGTAGGTGTTGGAACAACATCACCGCAATCGAAATTTGATGTAAACGGCACTATTTGTGGCGAACCCTCCACTTTAGATGCTGGCGCATATACAAATTTTGTTTCAGGACTTGGTAATTACGATTACTCCAATCCTTCTAATTGCGACAGAGAATTACGAATACAAACAGTAAATAATACTGGTTCATACCTGCAATATCTTATATATAATGGAATGATTACTGGAGATTATAATAATCCTGTTTATAATCAGGGTGCATGGGGTTATTTTAGTGGGATTGCATTTCAACAGGACAGGACAAATTTTCTTGTTAATACAGGTACTGCGGGTACTGGAACTCCTTTTACAATTACGCCAACCAAAGCATTAACAATTAGTAATAGTGGTCATATTGGAATTGGTTCAGAATATACAGGTTCGTATTATTTATATGTTAATGGCTCAGCTTGGTCTAATGGTACATGGCAAAGTTCAGACATGCGTTTCAAGAAAAACATCACTCCTATTGACAGCGCATTAAGCAAATTATTAAAGCTGAATGGAAAAACTTACGAACTCAGAAAAGATGATTTTAAAGATTTTCATTTTGATGATGGGAAAAATTTGGGTTTTCTTGCTCAGGAAGTAAAGGAAGTTTTGCCCGAAGCAGTACGGCTCGATAGTAATGGCTATTATAGCATTAACTATGATATGCTCATACCCATTTTAGTTGAGGCAATAAAACAGCAAAACACACAAATTGAAACCACTCAAAAAACAATAAGCGAACTCCAACAGCAATTAAATACATGTTGCAGCATAGGTGCAACAAGAAATTCAGGCGATAATAAAACAGGTGTGAACGAAATAAATAACAGCACAGCAGGAACTTCAGTAATTCTTTACCAGAATGCACCTAATCCTTATACCGTTAGCACTGTAATTAAATGCTACCTTCCGCAAACAATAAATAGTGCAAAGCTGTGCGTTTACAATACACAGGGCGAACTTGTAAAATGTTTTAATATTTCCGAACGTGGTAATACAAGCGTTACAATACAAGGCAGCGAGCTTTTCTCAGGTATTTACGCTTATGTTTTAATTACCGACGGACAGGCAAGTGAAACTAAACAAATGATTTTAACTAAATAA
- a CDS encoding fibronectin type III domain-containing protein gives MKKVKVLLDFIKLSVPDLIEFARNFVTKTTGNTNFTTPDVPVAQVTTAVNVLESAYVAAQDGGRQKTELKRTARVALETLLYKEADYVERTAAGNVAVILSSGFNPTNEPKHADKPDFNVELGKSPGEVILTRKAIGGADAYIWQYSSASASDAPDSAWLLAGGSTKAKFTIKNLQSGVKYSFRVCGITKDGTTPWSNSIQKTVQ, from the coding sequence ATGAAAAAAGTAAAAGTTCTGCTTGATTTTATCAAGCTCTCGGTACCCGATTTAATTGAGTTTGCACGAAATTTCGTTACCAAAACTACCGGCAATACAAATTTCACAACTCCCGATGTGCCGGTTGCACAGGTTACTACGGCGGTAAATGTTCTCGAATCGGCTTATGTGGCGGCACAGGACGGCGGCAGGCAAAAAACCGAACTCAAACGCACTGCACGGGTTGCACTCGAAACGCTGCTATACAAAGAAGCCGATTATGTTGAGCGCACAGCCGCAGGCAATGTTGCGGTTATTTTATCATCGGGCTTTAATCCTACAAATGAACCCAAGCATGCCGACAAACCCGATTTTAATGTTGAGTTGGGCAAATCGCCGGGCGAAGTTATATTAACCCGTAAGGCAATTGGCGGCGCCGATGCTTATATATGGCAGTACAGCAGTGCTTCTGCAAGCGATGCTCCCGATTCGGCATGGCTGCTCGCAGGCGGCTCAACTAAAGCCAAATTTACAATCAAAAATCTGCAAAGCGGCGTAAAATATTCGTTTCGCGTTTGCGGAATAACAAAAGATGGCACTACTCCATGGAGTAATTCCATACAAAAAACAGTGCAGTAA
- a CDS encoding DUF5618 family protein, with protein sequence MSIKEQHEIRDKYYSEAIRYMDNAKETLKKAGKEDGYYNDPKYVSTACGTAYKGVLIALDAYLLLKGIDKKKGRKNIEYYQSSITKIDKKLTNHLNDVYEILHLLGYYDGYKNSEIIKSGFEYAYEIINKIKP encoded by the coding sequence ATGAGCATAAAAGAACAACATGAAATAAGGGATAAATACTATAGCGAAGCTATTCGTTATATGGATAATGCAAAAGAAACATTGAAGAAAGCAGGAAAGGAAGACGGATACTATAATGACCCTAAATATGTAAGCACAGCATGCGGAACAGCGTACAAAGGCGTATTAATAGCTTTAGATGCTTATTTGTTATTGAAAGGAATAGATAAAAAAAAGGGCAGAAAAAATATAGAATATTATCAAAGTTCAATTACTAAAATAGATAAAAAGCTTACTAATCACTTAAATGATGTTTACGAAATATTGCATTTACTTGGTTATTATGATGGATATAAAAATTCCGAAATAATTAAAAGCGGTTTTGAATATGCCTACGAAATTATTAATAAAATAAAACCATAA
- a CDS encoding DUF5618 family protein, which produces MSIKEQHEVRDKYYNEAVRYMDNAKETLKKAGKENKFYKDDKYVKTACGIAYNGILKALDGYFILKNMSSPKGKKSIQYYQSNITKLDKKLLNYINNAYEILHISGYYEGVTSVKVIQTGFEYAYEIINKIKP; this is translated from the coding sequence ATGAGCATAAAAGAACAGCACGAAGTAAGGGATAAATACTATAACGAAGCTGTTCGTTATATGGATAATGCCAAAGAAACTTTGAAAAAAGCAGGTAAAGAAAACAAATTTTATAAAGATGACAAATACGTTAAAACGGCTTGCGGAATTGCTTATAATGGTATTCTTAAAGCATTAGACGGGTATTTTATTTTAAAAAATATGAGTTCACCTAAAGGTAAAAAATCTATACAATACTACCAATCTAATATAACGAAACTTGATAAAAAATTGCTTAATTATATTAATAATGCTTATGAAATATTGCACATTAGCGGATATTACGAGGGAGTAACTTCAGTTAAAGTAATTCAAACAGGTTTTGAATATGCTTATGAAATTATTAATAAAATAAAACCATAA
- a CDS encoding DUF5618 family protein, translating into MSIKEQHEIRDKYYNEAVRYMDNAKETLKKAGKENNFYKDVKYVKTACGTAYSGVLLALDGYLLLKGIEKKKGRKNIEFYQSSLTKIDRKLLNSLNATYEALHLAGYYDGTNFAPIIVAGFNEAYEVINKIKP; encoded by the coding sequence ATGAGCATAAAAGAACAACATGAAATAAGGGATAAATACTATAACGAAGCTGTTCGTTATATGGATAATGCAAAAGAGACATTGAAAAAAGCAGGTAAAGAAAATAATTTTTACAAAGATGTTAAATATGTAAAAACTGCTTGCGGAACTGCTTATAGTGGCGTATTGTTGGCATTAGACGGTTATCTTTTATTAAAAGGTATTGAAAAGAAAAAAGGGCGAAAAAATATTGAATTTTACCAAAGTTCATTAACAAAGATTGACAGGAAATTACTGAATTCACTTAATGCAACATACGAAGCATTACATTTAGCCGGATATTATGATGGAACAAACTTCGCTCCCATTATTGTTGCAGGATTTAATGAGGCTTATGAAGTTATTAATAAAATAAAACCATAA
- a CDS encoding DUF5618 family protein produces the protein MSIKEQHEVRDKYYNEAIRYMSNAKETLKKAEKEDSFYKDIKYVKTACGIAYNGILLALDGYLLLKGIEKQKGRKSIEYYQSNITKIDRKLLYNLNDAYEILHLSGYYDGIRNEKIVKSGFEIAYTIINKIKP, from the coding sequence ATGAGCATAAAAGAACAGCACGAAGTAAGGGATAAATACTATAACGAAGCAATTCGTTATATGAGTAATGCTAAAGAAACTTTGAAAAAAGCAGAAAAAGAAGATAGTTTTTATAAAGATATAAAATATGTAAAAACTGCTTGTGGAATAGCGTATAATGGAATATTGTTAGCTTTAGATGGTTATCTCTTATTAAAGGGTATTGAAAAGCAAAAGGGTAGAAAAAGCATCGAATATTATCAAAGCAATATAACCAAAATAGACAGGAAATTACTTTACAATCTCAATGATGCTTATGAAATATTACATTTATCGGGTTATTATGATGGAATAAGAAATGAAAAAATCGTTAAATCCGGGTTTGAAATTGCATACACCATTATTAATAAAATAAAACCATAA
- the miaA gene encoding tRNA (adenosine(37)-N6)-dimethylallyltransferase MiaA, translating to MIKGKKLIVIVGPTAVGKTEFGILLATKLNTEIISADSRQFYKELKIGTAAPTDEELKKIKHHFVGHLSIADNYNVSKFETDALECLTKIFKINNYAVMVGGSGLYIDAVCNGIDELPDVDEELRNTLKEQLKKEGIESLRLLLKKLDPEYYSTVDKANPNRLLRALEVCIATGKSFSSLRSKIPKEREFGIIKIGLNRKREELYNIINRRVDLMIENGLVDEAKKYQEYKNFNALKAVGYREIFNYLEDKYSLEFAIEKIKTNTRHYAKRQLTWFRKDKNIIWYDTEKKEETFFDICSQNLFFNEFSKNPGKF from the coding sequence TTGATTAAAGGTAAGAAATTAATTGTTATTGTTGGTCCTACGGCAGTTGGAAAAACCGAATTCGGCATTTTGCTTGCAACAAAATTAAATACAGAAATAATTTCCGCAGATTCACGTCAGTTTTATAAGGAATTAAAAATAGGTACTGCGGCACCAACTGATGAAGAACTAAAAAAAATTAAACATCATTTTGTCGGACACCTTTCAATTGCCGATAATTATAATGTTTCTAAATTTGAAACTGATGCTCTCGAATGTTTGACGAAAATATTTAAAATAAATAATTATGCTGTAATGGTTGGCGGCTCGGGCTTATATATTGATGCGGTTTGCAATGGAATTGATGAATTACCCGATGTTGATGAAGAATTAAGAAATACATTAAAGGAACAATTAAAAAAAGAAGGCATTGAATCGTTAAGATTATTGCTGAAAAAACTCGACCCCGAATATTATTCAACAGTTGATAAGGCAAATCCTAATCGCTTGCTTCGTGCTCTTGAAGTTTGCATTGCCACCGGAAAATCTTTTTCGAGTTTAAGAAGTAAAATTCCAAAAGAAAGAGAGTTCGGAATTATTAAAATAGGATTGAACCGCAAAAGAGAAGAATTGTACAATATTATTAACCGCAGAGTTGACCTTATGATTGAAAATGGATTAGTTGATGAAGCAAAAAAATATCAGGAATATAAAAATTTTAATGCACTGAAAGCCGTTGGCTATAGGGAAATATTTAATTATCTTGAAGACAAATATTCTTTGGAATTTGCAATAGAAAAAATTAAAACAAACACACGGCACTATGCAAAACGGCAACTGACATGGTTTAGAAAAGATAAAAATATAATTTGGTACGATACAGAAAAAAAAGAAGAAACATTTTTTGATATTTGCAGCCAAAATTTATTTTTTAACGAATTCTCAAAAAATCCCGGCAAATTCTAA
- a CDS encoding HD domain-containing protein, with product MKEHLKHKIFEIISETADEMNVPAYVVGGYVRDIFLKRPSKDIDIVIVGNGIDLATRIAEKIGNTKLSVFKNFGTAMLKCDDMEIEFVGARKESYSTDSRKPAVETGTLEDDLNRRDFTINALAIELNKNNFGKLIDHFNGLLDLEYKIIRTPLNPEITFSDDPLRMLRAVRFATQLNFEIDEKSFDAICKNKERINIISKERITDELNKIIMTKKPSVGFSLLLESGLLEIIFPQLAMLKGVETMDGKKHKDNFYHSIQVLDNIAEKSDNLWLRWTALVHDIAKPQTKKFDEKTGWTFHGHEVIGSRMIPQIFRQMKLPMNEKMKYVQKLVALHLRPIALTEETITDSAVRRLLFEAGDSIEDLMMLSVADITSKNPEKIKAYNKNFKIVKKKLKEVEEKDKLRNWQPPITGNDIMKAFGITPCYEVGVIKNAIREAILDGKIGNNREDAYKFMLEKGKELGLRVCP from the coding sequence ATGAAAGAACATTTAAAACATAAAATATTTGAAATTATTTCGGAAACTGCCGATGAAATGAATGTTCCCGCTTATGTTGTTGGCGGGTACGTGAGAGATATTTTTTTAAAACGCCCTTCAAAAGATATCGACATAGTTATTGTTGGCAATGGCATTGACCTTGCAACCAGAATTGCCGAAAAAATAGGCAATACAAAACTTTCGGTTTTTAAAAATTTCGGAACAGCAATGTTGAAGTGTGACGATATGGAAATTGAATTTGTTGGTGCCAGAAAAGAATCGTATAGCACCGATTCGCGCAAGCCGGCTGTTGAAACCGGAACTCTCGAAGATGACCTCAACAGAAGAGATTTTACAATAAATGCTCTTGCAATTGAACTTAACAAAAATAATTTCGGAAAATTAATCGACCATTTCAATGGCTTACTTGATTTAGAATACAAAATCATTCGCACACCACTTAATCCTGAAATTACATTTTCGGATGACCCGCTGCGAATGCTCCGTGCAGTGAGATTTGCAACTCAACTGAATTTTGAAATTGATGAAAAATCATTTGATGCAATTTGTAAAAATAAAGAACGTATTAACATAATTTCAAAAGAACGTATCACCGATGAGTTGAATAAAATAATAATGACAAAAAAACCATCCGTTGGATTCAGTTTACTTTTAGAATCGGGTTTGCTCGAAATTATATTTCCGCAGCTCGCTATGTTAAAAGGTGTTGAAACCATGGACGGGAAAAAACATAAAGATAATTTCTATCATTCAATACAGGTTCTTGACAACATTGCTGAAAAATCCGATAATTTATGGCTAAGATGGACAGCTTTAGTTCATGATATTGCGAAACCGCAAACAAAAAAATTCGACGAAAAAACGGGCTGGACTTTTCATGGTCACGAAGTTATAGGAAGCCGCATGATTCCACAAATATTCAGGCAAATGAAATTGCCGATGAATGAAAAAATGAAATATGTTCAGAAATTGGTTGCACTTCATTTACGCCCAATTGCGTTAACCGAGGAAACAATTACCGACTCTGCGGTTAGAAGGTTGTTGTTTGAAGCAGGTGATTCCATCGAGGATTTGATGATGTTAAGCGTTGCCGATATAACTTCTAAAAATCCCGAAAAAATAAAAGCATATAACAAAAATTTTAAAATTGTAAAGAAAAAATTAAAGGAAGTTGAAGAAAAAGATAAATTGAGAAACTGGCAGCCACCTATTACAGGCAATGACATTATGAAAGCATTTGGTATTACACCATGTTACGAAGTTGGAGTTATAAAAAATGCTATTCGCGAAGCAATCCTCGACGGAAAAATCGGCAACAACCGCGAAGATGCATATAAATTTATGCTCGAAAAAGGAAAAGAACTTGGATTAAGAGTTTGTCCATAA